From Denitrovibrio acetiphilus DSM 12809, the proteins below share one genomic window:
- a CDS encoding type I restriction-modification system subunit M: MAKQNGSANIGFEDKLWQTADKLRGNMDASEYKHVVLGLIFLKYISDSFQAKYDELLATQETDYTDPEDRDEYMSDNVFWVPAEARWESLIAKAKTPEIGKVLDDAMIAIEKENKTLKNILPKTYSRPEIDKSRLGELLDIIGSIPLIDKAQSSKDLLGRVYEYFIGMFASKEGRSGGEFYTPQSVVQLLVEMIEPYKGRVYDPCCGSGGMFVQSEKFAEEHGGRLRDISVYGQEYNATTWRLAKMNLAIRGIEANLGAEWADTFTNDLHKDLKSDFILANPPFNMSDWGGNKLKNDVRWKYGTPPDNNANYAWIQHFIHHLAPNGVAGFVLANGSMSSNTSGEGEIRKNIIEADLVDCMIALPGQLFYTTQIPVCLWFLARNKGKNGHRERKGETLFIDARKMGRLEDRVHRVLVPEDIQKIASTYHAWRSNPDVIASEGKQSYEDVAGFCKSVTLDTIKEHDYVLTPGRYVGAEEVEDDGEPFDEKMKRLSTQLYSQMTEGEKLDAVIKENLAKLGYGEGANE; the protein is encoded by the coding sequence ATGGCAAAGCAAAACGGAAGTGCAAACATCGGTTTCGAAGACAAGCTCTGGCAGACGGCGGACAAGCTCCGTGGCAATATGGACGCATCAGAGTATAAGCATGTTGTCTTGGGGCTGATTTTCCTTAAATACATTTCAGATTCTTTTCAGGCAAAATACGACGAGCTTTTGGCTACTCAGGAGACAGATTATACAGATCCGGAAGACCGTGACGAATACATGAGCGATAATGTGTTCTGGGTTCCGGCTGAAGCACGCTGGGAAAGCCTCATCGCAAAGGCTAAAACTCCGGAGATAGGCAAAGTTCTTGATGATGCTATGATAGCCATTGAGAAAGAAAACAAGACTTTGAAAAATATTTTACCGAAAACTTATTCCAGACCTGAGATTGATAAATCACGACTTGGCGAGCTTTTAGACATAATAGGCTCTATTCCGCTCATAGACAAAGCTCAATCTTCTAAAGACCTTCTGGGGCGTGTATATGAGTATTTCATTGGAATGTTTGCTTCAAAGGAAGGACGTTCCGGCGGAGAGTTTTATACTCCCCAGAGTGTCGTTCAGCTCCTCGTAGAGATGATTGAACCGTACAAAGGCAGAGTATACGACCCGTGCTGTGGTTCTGGCGGTATGTTTGTACAGTCAGAAAAATTTGCAGAGGAACACGGCGGCAGGCTACGTGACATCTCCGTCTATGGTCAGGAATACAACGCTACAACATGGCGACTGGCAAAGATGAACCTTGCCATCCGAGGTATAGAGGCAAACCTTGGTGCAGAGTGGGCGGACACATTCACAAACGACCTGCATAAAGACCTTAAATCGGATTTTATACTCGCAAACCCGCCGTTCAACATGAGCGACTGGGGCGGAAACAAGCTGAAAAATGATGTCCGCTGGAAATATGGCACACCGCCAGACAACAATGCAAACTACGCATGGATTCAACACTTTATACACCACCTTGCACCAAACGGCGTGGCAGGCTTTGTCCTCGCTAATGGCTCAATGAGCAGTAACACCAGCGGTGAAGGTGAAATCAGAAAAAACATCATAGAAGCAGACCTTGTAGACTGCATGATTGCTCTGCCCGGTCAGCTGTTTTATACAACCCAGATTCCCGTATGCCTCTGGTTCCTCGCACGAAACAAAGGTAAGAACGGACACAGAGAGCGGAAAGGGGAAACACTCTTCATAGATGCACGCAAAATGGGCAGGCTGGAAGACAGAGTCCACCGTGTGCTCGTCCCTGAAGACATTCAGAAAATCGCCAGTACATACCACGCTTGGCGTTCTAATCCTGATGTCATTGCGAGCGAAGGGAAGCAATCTTATGAAGACGTTGCGGGCTTCTGCAAATCGGTAACACTGGACACCATAAAAGAGCATGACTATGTGCTCACTCCGGGGCGTTATGTCGGTGCGGAAGAGGTTGAGGACGACGGCGAACCGTTTGACGAAAAGATGAAACGCCTCAGCACCCAGCTATACTCACAGATGACGGAAGGCGAAAAGCTGGACGCAGTGATTAAAGAAAACTTAGCAAAGCTAGGTTATGGCGAGGGTGCAAATGAGTGA
- a CDS encoding virulence RhuM family protein: MSDLPASPNTEFLFYVAEDGTTKVQVRVQDETVWMSQNALAELYGTTKQNISKHINRIFQERELEPQSTVNQWLTVQTEGRREVERLIDHYNLEMIIAVGYRVRSKRGTQFRQWATERLTEYVVKGFTMDDERLKEGKNLGQDYFDELLERIRDIRASERRFYQKITDIYAQCSVDYDPQAEITQEFYATVQNKLHWAIHGHTAAELIAERADADKPNMGLQTWKNAPKGKVRKGDVATAKNYLTEDELKELNRIVVMYLDYAELQASRRQTMTMIEWSAKLDSFLEFNEMDVLNNAGRIKAEVAKKLAIEEFGKYTEKQKKLEAETPTSDFDKLVQQTKKLEKGE, from the coding sequence ATGAGTGACCTTCCAGCATCACCAAATACAGAATTTCTTTTTTATGTAGCAGAAGACGGAACAACCAAGGTGCAGGTGCGTGTTCAGGATGAAACCGTATGGATGAGTCAAAACGCCTTAGCTGAGCTATATGGAACAACCAAGCAAAATATAAGCAAGCATATAAATAGGATTTTTCAGGAGCGGGAACTAGAGCCCCAGTCAACCGTCAACCAATGGTTGACAGTTCAAACCGAGGGCAGACGGGAGGTTGAGCGTTTAATCGACCATTACAACCTAGAGATGATTATAGCGGTCGGCTACCGTGTGCGGTCAAAACGTGGTACGCAGTTTCGCCAGTGGGCGACAGAACGCCTGACTGAATATGTGGTGAAAGGTTTCACCATGGATGACGAGCGTCTGAAAGAGGGTAAAAACCTTGGGCAGGATTATTTTGATGAACTGCTGGAACGCATACGGGACATTCGGGCATCCGAACGCAGGTTTTACCAGAAAATCACCGACATATACGCCCAGTGTAGTGTGGACTATGACCCACAAGCAGAAATCACGCAAGAGTTCTACGCCACAGTGCAAAACAAGCTCCATTGGGCAATACACGGGCATACAGCGGCAGAGCTAATAGCCGAGCGTGCAGACGCAGACAAGCCAAACATGGGATTGCAGACATGGAAAAATGCACCGAAAGGCAAGGTTCGCAAAGGTGACGTAGCCACTGCGAAAAACTACCTGACAGAAGACGAGCTGAAAGAGCTGAATAGAATAGTTGTGATGTATTTGGATTATGCTGAACTGCAAGCCAGCAGAAGACAGACAATGACCATGATAGAGTGGTCAGCCAAGCTGGACAGCTTCTTAGAGTTCAACGAAATGGACGTGCTGAACAACGCAGGCAGAATAAAAGCGGAAGTAGCAAAGAAACTCGCCATAGAAGAGTTTGGCAAATACACCGAAAAACAGAAAAAGCTGGAAGCAGAAACACCCACCAGCGACTTTGACAAGCTGGTTCAACAAACTAAAAAGCTGGAAAAGGGTGAGTAA
- a CDS encoding restriction endonuclease subunit S, with the protein MGEWKEYKLADLANLRNGKGLNNKFYTDFGKSGVWGANGQIASTNEVLNSDPVIVIGRVGAYCGSIHMAEGNNWVTDNAIQATPKNDTDLNFLYYLLKSLNVSRAATGSAQPLITQSGIGVLECKAPSPKIQKEVASILSSLDDKIELNRKMNETLEEMARAIFKSWFVDFDPVHAKARGEEPSGMPDEIASLFPSEFVHSEQLNNPIPKGWEVKSLGDVFEALGGGTPSTKEPEYWVNGIYHWATPKDLSNLNEPIILTTERMLTEKGLNKISSGLLPKGTVLLSSRAPIGYVAISETPIAVNQGFIAIKENETFSKYFIYFWCKENIELIIANANGSTFLEISKKNFRNINSVFPVDEKIISEFTSIVEPIFQLIQKNIIEKNTLTDLRDSLLPRLISGEIEV; encoded by the coding sequence ATGGGCGAGTGGAAAGAGTATAAATTAGCTGACTTAGCAAATCTTAGGAATGGCAAAGGCTTGAATAATAAGTTCTATACTGATTTTGGAAAGTCTGGAGTGTGGGGTGCAAATGGCCAAATAGCCTCCACAAACGAAGTCTTAAATAGTGACCCGGTGATTGTTATTGGACGTGTTGGAGCATATTGCGGCTCTATTCATATGGCTGAAGGCAATAACTGGGTAACAGACAATGCCATACAAGCTACTCCAAAAAATGACACAGATTTAAACTTTCTCTACTATTTACTCAAGAGTTTAAATGTAAGCAGGGCTGCTACAGGTAGTGCTCAACCACTTATAACCCAGAGTGGAATAGGTGTTCTTGAGTGCAAAGCTCCTAGTCCGAAAATTCAAAAAGAAGTTGCATCAATCCTTTCATCACTTGATGACAAGATTGAGTTGAATAGAAAGATGAATGAGACGCTGGAGGAGATGGCGAGAGCTATTTTCAAGAGCTGGTTTGTGGATTTTGACCCTGTGCATGCGAAAGCTCGTGGCGAAGAGCCCTCAGGCATGCCCGACGAAATCGCTTCACTCTTCCCGTCTGAATTCGTCCACTCCGAACAACTAAACAACCCCATCCCCAAAGGCTGGGAAGTTAAATCACTTGGTGATGTGTTCGAGGCGTTAGGCGGTGGAACTCCAAGCACAAAAGAACCTGAGTACTGGGTTAATGGTATTTACCACTGGGCAACACCGAAAGACCTTTCAAACTTAAATGAGCCCATTATTCTCACTACTGAGAGAATGTTGACGGAAAAAGGGCTTAATAAAATAAGCTCAGGGTTATTACCAAAAGGAACGGTTTTATTGTCTTCACGAGCCCCCATCGGGTACGTTGCGATTTCAGAGACGCCAATTGCTGTGAACCAAGGTTTCATTGCCATCAAAGAAAATGAAACTTTCTCCAAATATTTCATATATTTTTGGTGCAAAGAAAACATAGAACTTATTATTGCAAATGCTAACGGCTCAACCTTTTTAGAGATTAGCAAGAAGAATTTCAGAAATATTAATAGTGTGTTTCCTGTGGATGAGAAAATCATTAGTGAATTCACAAGTATTGTAGAGCCAATTTTTCAACTTATTCAAAAAAATATAATCGAAAAGAACACTCTTACAGATTTGAGAGACTCTCTCCTTCCTAGGCTCATTAGTGGAGAAATCGAGGTGTAA
- a CDS encoding dual specificity protein phosphatase family protein → MIKVSENLYVGNDTSCSMCDAEWAIVHACKTCHQKFLRYKKALPQNHPSYIVHLEKNHLFLNLVDMEKMFLPVFTHPIMKATFEFLDEQIPQRKVLIHCNQGQSRSAGLALAYMAKKNLIANADLKTAYVEFKKLYAPAQLGKGIGLYLGNFWAEVMAL, encoded by the coding sequence ATGATTAAAGTTAGCGAAAATCTATATGTTGGAAATGACACGAGTTGCTCAATGTGCGATGCAGAGTGGGCAATAGTTCATGCTTGTAAAACTTGTCACCAAAAATTTCTACGCTATAAGAAAGCTCTTCCACAAAATCACCCTAGCTATATAGTACATCTTGAAAAGAATCACTTATTTTTAAATCTAGTGGACATGGAGAAGATGTTTCTCCCAGTTTTCACACATCCAATAATGAAGGCGACGTTTGAGTTTCTTGATGAGCAAATACCACAGAGAAAAGTTTTGATTCATTGCAATCAAGGACAATCTCGCTCAGCGGGTTTAGCATTGGCTTACATGGCTAAAAAGAACCTTATTGCTAATGCAGATTTGAAAACTGCATATGTAGAGTTTAAAAAACTATATGCTCCTGCCCAGCTAGGTAAAGGTATTGGGTTATACCTTGGAAACTTTTGGGCAGAAGTAATGGCGTTGTGA
- a CDS encoding DUF3800 domain-containing protein, with protein MKNIFSDYIVFVDESGDHSLTNTNPSYPIFVLAFCIFKKSDYSDKLIPLMKNFKFKHFGHDQVILHESDIRKDRGAFTFLKSRELKNIFLNEITEIIAETPFKIITTVIKKDELCKKNPEAENPYHIALGFCLERLFYYLRSQDELKSITHVIVENRGKKEDNELELEFRRICDGKNYMGKALPFEIVFADKKSNSTGLQLADLVARPVGLKILKPEQDNRAYNVVKEKFYTNNSGEENGWGLKCHP; from the coding sequence TTGAAAAATATATTTAGTGATTACATTGTTTTCGTTGATGAAAGCGGAGACCATAGTCTTACAAATACCAATCCAAGCTACCCTATTTTTGTGCTTGCTTTCTGCATATTTAAGAAATCTGATTACTCTGACAAACTCATACCTTTAATGAAGAATTTTAAGTTTAAGCACTTTGGGCATGACCAAGTTATTTTACATGAATCCGACATACGCAAGGATAGAGGGGCATTTACATTTCTAAAAAGCAGAGAACTGAAAAATATTTTTCTTAATGAAATAACTGAAATAATAGCGGAAACACCTTTCAAAATCATTACGACAGTAATCAAAAAGGATGAGTTATGCAAAAAGAATCCAGAAGCTGAAAACCCATACCATATTGCATTGGGTTTCTGCTTGGAGAGACTTTTTTACTACCTTCGAAGTCAGGATGAATTGAAGAGCATAACTCATGTGATTGTGGAAAACAGAGGGAAGAAAGAAGATAATGAATTAGAGTTGGAATTCAGGCGAATATGTGATGGCAAAAACTATATGGGTAAAGCACTCCCGTTCGAAATTGTTTTTGCAGACAAAAAGAGTAATTCAACAGGACTTCAACTTGCTGACCTCGTAGCAAGACCAGTAGGTCTTAAAATACTTAAACCTGAACAAGATAACAGAGCTTATAACGTTGTGAAAGAAAAATTCTATACAAATAACTCTGGGGAAGAGAACGGCTGGGGCTTGAAGTGTCACCCATAA
- a CDS encoding type I restriction endonuclease subunit R, whose amino-acid sequence MTKLIEDTLEYVLIDLFKELGYDYAFAPDFTMVDDDGGDYERISTDEVILTKRLKRKLMEINPEVGEEQIDEAIKKLSNPESVKLIDNNRAFHKYVTDGISIPYHEDGETKTAIINLFDFKDISNNDWLVANQFTVTEAKEKRRPDVIVFVNGLPLAVIELKNPSDEKATMFDAFTQLQNYKNFIPNLFNYNEILIASDGYSATAGSLTADWERFMPWKTVNGEKDPKGMIQLEVLIRGMFDKERFLDIIRNFIVFEVSDDKIIKKMAGYHQYHAVNKALSRTVEATSEKGDKRIGVVWHTQGSGKSLSMVFYSGKVVQKLELSNPTLVVLTDRNDLDEQLFGNFSLCSDLLRQKPVQATSRAHLRELLNVASGGIVFTTIQKFFPKEDEDSHPELSPRRNIIVMADEAHRSQYDFIDGFARHMRDALPGAAFIGFTGTPIETSDKVTTSVFGSYIDIYDMEDAVNDGATVRIYYEARLAKIDFDEVEKPKVDPEFEQVTEDQEKFEKQKLQAKWTALEALVGATSRLELVAKDIVEHFEDRLSAMDGKAMVVCMSRRICVELYNEIAKLRPDWHDEDDKQGFIKIIMSGSASDKEEWQPHIRTKQQREELANRFKKPDTDFKLVIVRDMWLTGFDAPCMHTMYVDKPMGGHNLMQAIARVNRVFKDKPGGLVVDYIGIADDLKNAMRNYTASGGKGKSHHDKDEAAAYMMEKFEQVIDLMHDFDYEAILHSKEKERLDGIYEAMEYVLSIDRKMDFIKMVTELSRAFALAVPAPQTVEVRDYLALFQEIKAAIIKNTITPEKKSPDELNTALKQLVSKAVTANGVVDVFGAAGLDKPEISILSDEFLAEVKEYPYKNLAVEMLAKLLADEIKIKLKRNVVKSRSFIERLEESMKNYQNRSIEAAMVIQHLIDLAKEMRKEAERGNDLGLSDDEIAFYDALLTENAAFGERLLKEMGDELKVVAVELVQAVKKNVTIDWTKRDAVKAKLRVIVKRILRKYGYPPEASDKATQTVLEQAAALCEEWAEC is encoded by the coding sequence ATGACTAAACTCATCGAAGACACACTCGAATACGTTTTAATAGACCTTTTTAAAGAGCTGGGGTATGACTACGCCTTTGCTCCTGACTTTACCATGGTGGATGATGACGGCGGCGATTATGAACGCATCAGCACGGACGAGGTTATTCTCACCAAGCGGTTGAAACGCAAGCTGATGGAGATTAACCCAGAGGTAGGCGAAGAGCAGATTGATGAAGCAATCAAAAAGCTTAGTAACCCGGAGAGCGTGAAGCTCATCGACAATAACCGAGCGTTTCATAAATACGTCACAGACGGAATCAGCATTCCATACCACGAAGACGGCGAGACAAAGACAGCAATAATCAATCTTTTCGACTTTAAAGACATTAGTAACAATGACTGGCTGGTGGCGAACCAGTTCACCGTTACCGAGGCAAAAGAGAAGCGCAGACCAGACGTTATAGTCTTCGTAAACGGTTTACCGCTGGCAGTAATCGAGCTGAAAAATCCATCTGATGAAAAGGCAACTATGTTCGATGCCTTCACTCAGCTTCAAAACTATAAAAATTTCATCCCGAACCTGTTTAACTATAACGAAATCCTTATTGCCTCCGACGGCTACAGTGCAACGGCAGGCTCACTTACTGCCGACTGGGAACGCTTCATGCCGTGGAAGACCGTGAACGGCGAAAAAGACCCAAAAGGCATGATTCAGCTGGAAGTGCTCATCAGAGGCATGTTTGACAAAGAGCGTTTTCTGGACATCATCCGAAACTTCATCGTTTTCGAAGTGAGTGACGACAAAATCATCAAAAAGATGGCTGGCTACCATCAGTACCACGCAGTGAACAAAGCACTCAGCAGAACAGTTGAAGCTACCTCCGAAAAAGGGGACAAACGAATAGGCGTTGTGTGGCACACTCAAGGAAGCGGAAAGAGCCTCTCTATGGTATTTTATTCTGGTAAAGTTGTGCAAAAGCTGGAGCTAAGCAACCCGACATTGGTTGTACTTACAGACAGGAACGACCTTGACGAACAGCTATTCGGCAATTTCTCACTATGCAGTGACCTGCTCCGTCAGAAACCTGTGCAGGCAACAAGCAGAGCACACCTGCGGGAACTGCTAAATGTGGCATCCGGCGGAATAGTGTTTACCACGATACAGAAGTTTTTCCCGAAAGAAGACGAAGACAGCCACCCAGAGCTGAGCCCACGCAGAAACATCATCGTTATGGCAGACGAGGCACACAGAAGCCAGTATGACTTCATAGACGGCTTTGCTCGGCACATGCGGGATGCTCTCCCCGGTGCGGCGTTCATCGGCTTTACCGGAACGCCAATCGAAACATCAGACAAAGTTACTACTTCCGTATTCGGCTCATATATTGACATATACGACATGGAAGATGCTGTAAATGACGGGGCAACCGTCCGCATCTATTACGAAGCACGTCTTGCGAAAATCGACTTTGACGAGGTTGAAAAACCGAAAGTAGACCCAGAGTTTGAGCAAGTAACAGAAGACCAAGAAAAGTTCGAAAAACAGAAGCTACAGGCAAAATGGACAGCATTAGAAGCTCTTGTAGGGGCGACCAGCAGGCTGGAGCTTGTAGCGAAAGACATAGTAGAGCATTTCGAAGACCGACTCTCTGCTATGGACGGAAAAGCTATGGTTGTGTGTATGAGCCGCCGCATATGTGTTGAGCTTTACAATGAAATAGCAAAGCTACGCCCAGACTGGCATGACGAAGACGACAAGCAAGGCTTCATAAAAATCATAATGTCCGGCTCAGCATCTGACAAGGAAGAATGGCAACCGCACATACGCACCAAACAGCAGAGAGAAGAGCTGGCAAACAGGTTCAAAAAGCCCGACACAGACTTCAAGCTGGTAATAGTTCGTGACATGTGGCTGACAGGGTTTGACGCACCATGTATGCATACGATGTATGTAGACAAACCTATGGGCGGGCATAACCTTATGCAGGCAATCGCTCGTGTTAACAGGGTTTTCAAAGACAAGCCCGGTGGACTGGTGGTGGACTACATCGGCATTGCAGACGACCTGAAAAACGCTATGCGTAATTACACCGCTAGTGGCGGTAAAGGAAAGTCTCACCACGACAAAGACGAAGCCGCCGCATATATGATGGAGAAGTTCGAGCAGGTCATCGACCTTATGCACGACTTTGACTATGAGGCAATCCTTCACTCCAAAGAAAAAGAACGATTGGACGGCATTTATGAAGCTATGGAATATGTTCTCTCCATAGACCGCAAAATGGACTTTATAAAGATGGTGACAGAGCTTTCACGTGCTTTTGCACTGGCTGTCCCTGCACCCCAGACGGTGGAAGTCAGAGACTATTTAGCCCTGTTTCAAGAAATTAAAGCGGCAATCATAAAGAACACCATTACCCCAGAGAAAAAGTCGCCAGATGAGCTGAATACGGCTCTTAAACAGCTTGTTTCAAAAGCGGTTACGGCGAATGGCGTTGTAGATGTTTTTGGTGCAGCAGGCTTGGACAAACCAGAAATCTCCATTCTCTCAGATGAATTTTTGGCAGAGGTGAAAGAATACCCATACAAGAACCTTGCCGTTGAGATGCTGGCAAAGCTGTTGGCTGATGAAATAAAGATTAAGCTGAAACGGAATGTGGTGAAATCCCGCTCATTTATAGAAAGACTCGAAGAATCGATGAAGAATTACCAGAACCGCTCTATTGAGGCGGCAATGGTTATTCAGCATCTTATAGACCTTGCAAAAGAGATGCGAAAAGAAGCAGAGCGAGGCAACGACCTTGGGCTGAGTGATGATGAAATCGCTTTTTACGATGCACTTCTGACAGAAAATGCCGCTTTTGGCGAGAGGCTCTTAAAAGAGATGGGGGACGAGCTGAAAGTTGTCGCTGTTGAGCTTGTGCAAGCAGTTAAGAAGAACGTAACCATAGACTGGACTAAAAGAGACGCTGTGAAAGCCAAGCTGAGAGTAATCGTTAAACGTATACTCCGCAAATACGGCTACCCGCCAGAAGCAAGCGACAAAGCCACCCAGACAGTTCTGGAACAAGCAGCCGCCCTTTGTGAAGAATGGGCAGAGTGTTAG
- a CDS encoding IS4 family transposase, with amino-acid sequence MLENKSWQSEIQAALWKEFEIFRVMKALQLRTIAYRCGISKNQGVEPFSILVALVFLTFLGKSVHHFVSHCRNSLFDLGGKDVFYRLSTRTSINWRRFMMDISLNVIRYFKSFSSWQQRVLVIDDTVIQKAGKKIEEVSWVFDHSKGKSVKGFSAVVLGWSDRASFVPVDFALQRSSRKVFKQSTEIEMDKRMLAWHRRQEAVKDKPTLVKEMLKRAKQKGLDAGAVLFDSWYCMPRLVSSIYNEIGYDVIAMLKTTPTLTVAVNGKVYSTKRLWECVVPDLIKATVTIGKDRVSVSSINAFFGSTLVKLVFCQPSEKSKSKKPIILLSTDTSLTSAKIIETYGQRWAVEVLFKDAKSKLFFGKNQSRTFEATICFLTLSLVRFIILSYMERINGDFRHKGSLYEGLRYEVEELNILAFMEKFINRLLSIIDGAKETFTVFMNKLAGIQEMVRLSIQNLMFQRCET; translated from the coding sequence ATGCTTGAGAATAAATCATGGCAGTCTGAAATACAAGCGGCATTGTGGAAAGAATTTGAGATATTCCGAGTAATGAAGGCTTTGCAACTGCGTACAATTGCCTATAGGTGCGGTATTTCAAAGAATCAGGGCGTCGAGCCGTTTTCGATTCTTGTGGCTTTAGTTTTTCTGACTTTTCTCGGTAAGAGCGTTCACCATTTTGTTTCCCATTGCCGGAACAGTCTATTTGATTTAGGCGGTAAAGATGTTTTTTATCGTTTAAGTACACGTACAAGTATCAATTGGCGGCGTTTTATGATGGATATATCGCTTAATGTGATCAGATATTTCAAATCATTCAGCAGCTGGCAGCAGCGTGTTCTTGTAATTGATGACACAGTAATTCAGAAAGCCGGCAAAAAGATAGAAGAAGTATCATGGGTGTTTGACCATAGCAAAGGTAAAAGCGTGAAAGGCTTCAGTGCTGTTGTGCTTGGCTGGAGTGATCGTGCGTCATTTGTCCCTGTAGATTTTGCTTTGCAGCGAAGCAGCAGAAAAGTATTCAAACAATCGACAGAAATTGAAATGGATAAGCGGATGCTGGCGTGGCATCGTCGACAGGAAGCAGTAAAAGACAAACCAACACTGGTAAAGGAAATGCTTAAACGGGCGAAACAGAAGGGTCTGGATGCTGGGGCTGTTCTGTTTGACAGCTGGTACTGTATGCCGAGGCTGGTGTCGTCAATTTATAATGAGATAGGCTATGACGTGATTGCCATGCTTAAAACTACACCGACATTGACTGTTGCTGTAAATGGCAAGGTATACTCAACCAAACGCTTATGGGAATGTGTTGTTCCAGATTTGATTAAGGCAACAGTAACAATTGGCAAAGATCGGGTGTCTGTATCTTCCATCAATGCTTTTTTCGGTTCAACTCTGGTTAAGCTGGTCTTCTGTCAGCCATCTGAGAAAAGTAAATCAAAGAAGCCTATTATTCTACTGTCTACGGATACATCTTTGACATCGGCAAAAATAATTGAAACCTATGGTCAGCGTTGGGCAGTAGAAGTGTTGTTTAAAGATGCCAAGAGCAAGCTTTTCTTTGGGAAAAATCAATCCAGAACCTTTGAGGCTACTATTTGCTTCCTAACACTATCGCTCGTTAGGTTTATCATCCTGAGCTATATGGAACGGATAAATGGTGATTTCCGTCACAAAGGCAGTCTGTATGAGGGTCTGCGTTATGAGGTCGAAGAACTGAATATTCTGGCGTTTATGGAAAAATTCATAAACCGATTATTATCAATAATTGATGGAGCAAAGGAAACATTTACAGTTTTTATGAATAAATTGGCTGGAATACAGGAAATGGTAAGGCTTTCAATACAGAATCTGATGTTTCAAAGGTGCGAAACTTGA
- a CDS encoding helix-turn-helix transcriptional regulator → MPKKHDQDATSGVKLLRMFRKLMFDGRKHYQVDLSEDLNCSPQTISRMAFEIESVLGINFESGIEDRRKWYMINSSKRSSLGLDFEEVRYLSLCRELSSGILPEPVLKRIDETILRLSVSMADNSGGNQLSFFAKGRIDYTLHIGNIEKLIKAAENKLVCIVQYVASMRTEPIEHRFLPGQIVSMSNALYVLGIGLSRDMAEMKHPTNFAIHRIKDIVLTDRQVDIEMPEYKPEVFGLPWHEPKAFRVRFKGGKSAEYVKERIWSEQQTLTDTEDGGVVLELTTQSEPELQAWVRSFGDDAEVTDSLSGNQEN, encoded by the coding sequence ATGCCAAAAAAGCATGATCAGGATGCCACATCCGGAGTAAAACTTCTGCGGATGTTCCGTAAATTAATGTTCGACGGTCGGAAACACTATCAGGTTGACCTTAGTGAAGACCTCAACTGCTCTCCTCAGACGATTAGCAGGATGGCTTTCGAAATCGAGTCAGTACTAGGTATAAATTTTGAGTCCGGCATTGAGGATCGCAGAAAATGGTACATGATCAATAGTTCTAAAAGAAGCAGCCTCGGACTTGATTTCGAGGAAGTGCGCTACCTGAGCCTTTGCAGGGAGTTATCAAGCGGCATACTGCCGGAACCAGTGCTGAAACGCATTGACGAGACTATATTGCGTCTATCTGTGAGCATGGCGGATAACAGCGGTGGAAACCAGTTATCATTTTTTGCTAAAGGGCGGATAGATTACACTCTTCATATCGGCAATATTGAGAAACTGATCAAGGCGGCTGAAAATAAGCTGGTGTGTATTGTGCAGTATGTGGCTTCCATGAGGACAGAGCCTATAGAGCATCGTTTTTTGCCAGGGCAGATAGTCAGTATGAGCAATGCTTTATATGTTTTAGGAATTGGGCTCAGCCGTGATATGGCGGAGATGAAGCACCCTACCAATTTTGCGATTCACCGCATAAAGGACATTGTCCTGACTGACAGGCAGGTTGATATAGAGATGCCTGAGTATAAGCCGGAGGTCTTTGGTCTGCCTTGGCATGAGCCGAAAGCTTTCAGGGTGCGGTTCAAGGGGGGTAAGTCTGCAGAGTACGTGAAGGAAAGAATATGGTCAGAGCAACAGACACTGACCGACACAGAAGACGGCGGCGTGGTACTGGAGCTTACAACCCAAAGCGAACCTGAGCTTCAGGCATGGGTACGCAGCTTTGGAGATGATGCTGAAGTGACAGATAGCTTGTCTGGTAATCAGGAAAATTAA